One window from the genome of Gopherus evgoodei ecotype Sinaloan lineage chromosome 2, rGopEvg1_v1.p, whole genome shotgun sequence encodes:
- the LOC115645103 gene encoding prosaposin-like isoform X1 has protein sequence MAPLLLLLWLGSALCAQELVPKQCLLGPEFWCRDPGTAAQCGQQQVCKLLEQHVPQQGWHVREQALSIRCTICTNILKKLKSMVGDDPDEDSIVEAEDKLCGVVGRSLRRLCRYVMKKYKPKITEALQDGQDPKEICISLRMCRESPPTQGSLVPPSDACDLCLTFTSLAQPDLQHVRPGWDLGDVLNGTCKQHFGGSLRCNDFVSIYQARLLQVLRVPQDPLTTCLDAEACQLPEESTQGETSSGTDSWAWP, from the exons ATGGcccctctcctcctgctcctctggctgggcTCAG CCCTCTGCGCCCAGGAGCTGGTCCCCAAGCAAtgcctgctgggccctgagtTTTGGTGCAGAGATCCAGGCACAGCAGCTCAGTGTGGACAGCAGCAGGTCTGCAAGCTCCTCGAGCAGCACGTGCCCCAG cagggctggcacGTCCGGGAGCAGGCTCTTTCTATCAGGTGCACCATCTGTACCAACATCCTGAAGAAGCTGAAGTCTATGGTCGGTGACGACCCCGACGAG GACTCCATCGTCGAGGCCGAGGACAAGCTCTGCGGAGTTGTGGGCAGGAGTCTGCGGCGCCTCTGCCGCTATGTGATGAAGAAGTACAAACCCAAGATCACGGAGGCGCTGCAGGACGGGCAGGACCCCAAGGAGATCTGTATCAGCCTGCGGATGTGCCGGGAGTCCCCACCCACCCAAG GCAGCCTGGTGCCCCCCAGCGATGCCTGTGACCTCTGCTTGACCTTCACCAGCCTAGCCCAGCCCGACCTCCAGCACGTGAGGCCTGGCTGGGACCTTGGAGACGTCCTGAACGGCACATGCAAGCAGCACTTCGGGGGTTCCCTCAGG TGCAATGACTTTGTTTCGATCTACCAAGCCAGGCTGCTGCAGGTTCTGAGGGTGCCCCAGGACCCGCTCACCACCTGTCTG GACGCAGAGGCCTGCCAGTTGCCAGAGGAATCCACCCAAGGAGAGACCAGCTCTGGCACCGACTCCTGGGCATGGCCATGA
- the LOC115645103 gene encoding prosaposin-like isoform X2, whose translation MAPLLLLLWLGSALCAQELVPKQCLLGPEFWCRDPGTAAQCGQQQVCKLLEQHVPQGWHVREQALSIRCTICTNILKKLKSMVGDDPDEDSIVEAEDKLCGVVGRSLRRLCRYVMKKYKPKITEALQDGQDPKEICISLRMCRESPPTQGSLVPPSDACDLCLTFTSLAQPDLQHVRPGWDLGDVLNGTCKQHFGGSLRCNDFVSIYQARLLQVLRVPQDPLTTCLDAEACQLPEESTQGETSSGTDSWAWP comes from the exons ATGGcccctctcctcctgctcctctggctgggcTCAG CCCTCTGCGCCCAGGAGCTGGTCCCCAAGCAAtgcctgctgggccctgagtTTTGGTGCAGAGATCCAGGCACAGCAGCTCAGTGTGGACAGCAGCAGGTCTGCAAGCTCCTCGAGCAGCACGTGCCCCAG ggctggcacGTCCGGGAGCAGGCTCTTTCTATCAGGTGCACCATCTGTACCAACATCCTGAAGAAGCTGAAGTCTATGGTCGGTGACGACCCCGACGAG GACTCCATCGTCGAGGCCGAGGACAAGCTCTGCGGAGTTGTGGGCAGGAGTCTGCGGCGCCTCTGCCGCTATGTGATGAAGAAGTACAAACCCAAGATCACGGAGGCGCTGCAGGACGGGCAGGACCCCAAGGAGATCTGTATCAGCCTGCGGATGTGCCGGGAGTCCCCACCCACCCAAG GCAGCCTGGTGCCCCCCAGCGATGCCTGTGACCTCTGCTTGACCTTCACCAGCCTAGCCCAGCCCGACCTCCAGCACGTGAGGCCTGGCTGGGACCTTGGAGACGTCCTGAACGGCACATGCAAGCAGCACTTCGGGGGTTCCCTCAGG TGCAATGACTTTGTTTCGATCTACCAAGCCAGGCTGCTGCAGGTTCTGAGGGTGCCCCAGGACCCGCTCACCACCTGTCTG GACGCAGAGGCCTGCCAGTTGCCAGAGGAATCCACCCAAGGAGAGACCAGCTCTGGCACCGACTCCTGGGCATGGCCATGA